In one window of Nitrospirota bacterium DNA:
- the lpxB gene encoding lipid-A-disaccharide synthase, with translation MKNILIIAGEASGDIYGADLAKHLFETIPGLNISGIGGNRMREAGVDILYDIASISVVGFSEILPRFWSIRKAFNVVSGIIKSGGADLVILIDYPGFNIRLAGITKKAGVPAIYYISPQVWAWRKGRIRLLAGRIKKMFVVLPFEEDIYKKEGINCSFLGHPLVDEILSTRAVRDSIKIYGLDENKKTIGILPGSRTGEIRLLLPLFLEAAKIIKYSNPGIQIIMAAAESLDFREVEKIINDWRDAGDNNRLEIKLVKGEANDVINVSNVIIAASGTITLQAALLGKPMVIVYKVSLLTYALARMLVSVKHIGLANIMAGRRIVPELIQYDATPDKIADEVNRFFNDTQYYEKTKKELNFVRQMLGPPGASERVAKEIAGML, from the coding sequence ATGAAGAACATACTTATTATAGCCGGTGAGGCATCCGGGGACATATATGGTGCGGATCTGGCAAAGCACCTCTTTGAGACGATACCCGGATTAAATATTTCAGGTATCGGAGGTAACAGGATGCGTGAGGCAGGGGTTGATATCCTCTATGACATAGCATCTATCAGTGTTGTAGGTTTTTCCGAGATTCTGCCCAGGTTCTGGTCAATAAGAAAGGCCTTTAATGTCGTGTCCGGGATAATCAAGTCAGGGGGTGCGGACCTTGTTATCCTGATAGATTATCCAGGATTCAACATCAGGCTCGCAGGTATAACTAAAAAAGCAGGCGTGCCGGCAATATACTATATCAGTCCTCAGGTATGGGCATGGAGAAAGGGGAGGATACGCCTCCTGGCAGGCAGGATAAAGAAGATGTTCGTGGTATTGCCCTTTGAAGAGGATATCTATAAAAAGGAAGGGATCAACTGCTCATTCCTCGGCCACCCCCTGGTTGACGAGATTCTTTCAACCAGGGCTGTCCGGGATTCAATAAAGATTTACGGGCTTGATGAGAACAAAAAGACCATTGGGATCCTGCCTGGCAGCAGGACAGGAGAAATAAGGCTGCTGCTTCCCCTCTTTCTTGAAGCTGCAAAAATCATCAAATACAGTAATCCAGGAATCCAGATAATTATGGCGGCTGCCGAATCTCTTGATTTCAGGGAAGTGGAGAAGATAATTAATGACTGGAGAGATGCCGGCGACAATAACCGGCTTGAAATAAAGCTCGTAAAGGGTGAGGCAAATGATGTTATTAATGTCAGTAATGTTATAATAGCAGCATCCGGTACCATCACCCTGCAGGCCGCACTGCTTGGGAAACCCATGGTCATCGTCTACAAGGTCTCTTTGCTTACTTATGCCCTGGCAAGGATGCTTGTCAGTGTAAAGCATATAGGCCTCGCAAACATTATGGCGGGCAGGAGAATTGTTCCTGAACTTATACAGTATGACGCCACTCCTGATAAGATTGCAGATGAGGTTAACAGGTTCTTTAATGACACGCAATATTACGAGAAGACTAAAAAGGAGTTAAACTTTGTCCGGCAGATGCTGGGCCCGCCAGGCGCCTCTGAAAGGGTGGCAAAGGAAATAGCGGGGATGTTATGA
- the msbA gene encoding lipid A export permease/ATP-binding protein MsbA produces MNMYQRILKYVRPYSVRILIASLCAIGVSGTTAAAAWLVQPALDRIFIEKNVQLLLMIPFAILMIYFIKGICNYYQSYLMRYVGNRVIMDMRNDLYSHIAVMPMQFYTEHSTGKLMSRLLNDVGIINNAASTAIKDLVQNVITVIALLGVVFYQDWRLASISCIVLPFAYYPLISLGRKLRHVSRKGQEEISGITDIMHETFSGASVVKAFGMEESETGKFRDKNFRLFRISMKGVKLSELSTPVMEFIGAGGASLIIWYGGYQVVRGATTPGTFFSFLTALIMMYSPLKALTRVNSAIQQSLAAAERVFAILDLKNETVTDKGISELKGIRDKIEFRDVSFRYESSSRDALSCVSFSVQHGRTIAIVGSSGGGKTTIGNLLLRFYEPDTGSICIDGMDIRDFSLRSLRSQIGIVSQDVILFNDTVFSNISYGKQDVQMEDVVRAAKKAYAHDFISRMPEGYDTEIGERGAKVSGGEKQRIAIARAILKDPPILILDEATSALDAESEHIIQMALDNLMIGRTTFVIAHRLSTIKNADLIIALDNGRIVEMGHHEDLLRAGGLYKRLHDMQFTEKD; encoded by the coding sequence ATGAATATGTACCAGAGAATCCTTAAATACGTCAGACCATACTCTGTAAGAATTCTTATTGCATCTCTTTGCGCCATCGGCGTATCCGGTACAACTGCTGCAGCAGCATGGCTGGTACAGCCTGCACTGGACAGGATATTCATAGAAAAAAATGTACAGTTGCTCCTGATGATACCATTCGCCATACTAATGATCTATTTCATCAAGGGGATCTGCAATTACTATCAGTCATACCTCATGAGGTACGTAGGCAACCGGGTCATCATGGATATGCGCAATGACCTCTACTCTCACATAGCTGTAATGCCCATGCAATTTTATACGGAACACTCAACGGGAAAGTTGATGTCACGCCTTTTAAATGACGTCGGAATCATCAACAATGCCGCATCAACTGCAATTAAAGACCTCGTTCAGAACGTCATAACTGTAATCGCTCTCCTTGGTGTTGTTTTTTATCAGGACTGGAGGCTTGCCTCAATATCATGCATTGTCCTGCCCTTCGCTTACTACCCTCTTATATCTCTTGGAAGAAAGCTGAGACATGTCAGCAGAAAAGGACAGGAAGAGATATCAGGCATTACTGACATAATGCATGAAACATTCAGCGGTGCAAGCGTCGTAAAGGCATTTGGCATGGAGGAATCTGAAACAGGCAAATTCAGGGATAAAAATTTCCGGCTCTTCAGGATAAGCATGAAGGGCGTAAAACTTTCAGAACTCAGCACCCCTGTAATGGAATTTATAGGCGCCGGCGGGGCGTCCCTCATAATATGGTACGGTGGCTACCAGGTAGTCAGGGGTGCAACCACCCCAGGCACTTTCTTCTCATTTCTTACAGCGCTCATCATGATGTACAGCCCTCTCAAGGCCCTTACAAGGGTCAATTCAGCCATTCAGCAATCCCTCGCAGCCGCAGAACGGGTCTTTGCTATACTTGATCTGAAAAACGAGACAGTCACGGATAAAGGGATCAGTGAGCTGAAGGGTATCAGGGACAAGATTGAATTCAGGGACGTCTCCTTCAGATATGAAAGTTCTTCCAGGGATGCACTCTCATGCGTCAGCTTTTCAGTACAGCATGGCAGGACTATTGCCATAGTAGGCAGCAGCGGAGGCGGGAAAACCACAATCGGAAACCTCCTGCTCAGATTTTATGAACCAGACACAGGAAGTATCTGCATTGACGGCATGGACATACGGGATTTTTCACTCAGGTCTTTGAGAAGCCAGATAGGGATTGTGAGTCAGGACGTTATCCTGTTTAATGATACTGTTTTCAGTAATATTTCATATGGTAAACAGGATGTTCAGATGGAAGATGTGGTCAGGGCCGCAAAAAAGGCCTATGCCCATGACTTTATCAGCAGGATGCCGGAAGGTTATGACACTGAAATAGGAGAACGCGGGGCAAAGGTGTCCGGCGGCGAAAAACAGAGAATTGCCATAGCGCGGGCAATACTTAAAGACCCTCCTATTCTTATACTGGATGAAGCCACATCAGCCCTTGATGCCGAGTCAGAACATATAATTCAAATGGCGCTTGACAATCTTATGATTGGAAGGACTACATTTGTAATTGCCCATCGTCTGTCAACCATAAAAAACGCAGACCTCATTATAGCTCTTGACAACGGAAGGATCGTTGAAATGGGACATCATGAGGATCTTCTCAGGGCAGGCGGACTATACAAGAGGCTGCATGACATGCAGTTTACAGAAAAAGACTAA
- the lpxK gene encoding tetraacyldisaccharide 4'-kinase — translation MTCSLQKKTKPSLLLTLLSHIYRLIWIIRKWLYSSGLLKIMKLPCPVICVGNLTTGGTGKTPVVIAVTRIITNMDDNPPYPPLKKGGKGGFKVAILSRGYKRKSKTPVLLVCDGTSILTTPDESGDEPYLIASSLKNTPVIVGADRYKSGIYASTHMDTDIFILDDGYQHLRLYRDINILLIDASNPYGNGHLLPNGILREPLSGISRADCVIVTRANEASVNHLEPLVREHNPDAPIFYATLRSADITDFNGNTFSINTIKDKKTFIFSGIANPQSFKKSIEDAGGRIAGELSYPDHYWYKNDDVIKIMDAAAAVSADTVITTAKDAVRLHGLDLCVKTVPGINLFKLNVEMVIDIRFSEWIQMRLSR, via the coding sequence ATGACATGCAGTTTACAGAAAAAGACTAAGCCTTCACTATTGCTTACACTCCTGTCACATATATACAGATTAATCTGGATCATACGGAAATGGCTTTATAGCTCCGGACTATTAAAAATAATGAAACTCCCCTGCCCCGTTATCTGCGTTGGAAACCTGACAACCGGTGGTACAGGAAAGACGCCAGTGGTTATTGCAGTAACCAGAATAATCACTAATATGGATGATAATCCCCCTTACCCCCCTTTAAAAAAGGGGGGTAAGGGGGGATTTAAGGTGGCCATCCTGTCCCGAGGGTATAAAAGGAAGTCAAAGACCCCGGTCTTACTGGTATGTGACGGGACATCTATTCTTACAACTCCGGATGAGTCCGGGGATGAACCATACCTTATTGCGTCATCACTAAAGAATACACCTGTTATAGTCGGCGCTGACAGGTACAAATCAGGGATTTATGCGTCAACGCACATGGATACTGATATCTTCATCCTTGATGACGGCTATCAGCACCTCCGTCTTTACCGGGATATCAATATCCTCCTGATTGATGCATCAAATCCATACGGAAACGGACATCTGCTCCCCAACGGCATCCTGAGAGAACCACTAAGCGGCATATCAAGGGCTGACTGTGTAATTGTAACAAGGGCAAATGAGGCGTCAGTAAATCATCTTGAACCCCTTGTCAGGGAACATAATCCTGATGCTCCCATATTTTACGCAACCCTCAGGTCTGCTGATATAACAGATTTTAATGGCAATACTTTTAGCATTAATACTATAAAAGACAAGAAGACTTTTATCTTCTCAGGCATTGCAAATCCGCAGTCTTTTAAAAAGAGTATTGAAGATGCCGGGGGCAGGATAGCTGGTGAATTATCATACCCTGACCACTACTGGTACAAAAACGATGATGTCATAAAGATCATGGATGCTGCAGCGGCTGTTTCAGCAGATACAGTCATAACAACTGCCAAAGATGCAGTGAGGTTGCACGGCCTGGATCTTTGTGTTAAGACAGTACCAGGAATTAATTTATTTAAGCTAAATGTAGAAATGGTAATTGATATCAGGTTCTCAGAGTGGATACAAATGCGGTTGTCACGGTGA
- a CDS encoding lysophospholipid acyltransferase family protein — translation MDTNAVVTVKKKRHSRLTGFVQYMTVVILVRVLSLLPYRLASDTGGLIGRLGYLMDKRHRNIALDNLARAFPGMDRQSLVSIAGRVFENLGRSVAEFINLASQKPEELKKQLDTLISIEGMDNLNYAMRKRRGIIYLSGHFGNWELLGLVVSANGCPFNAIARPIDNHRIGRIINSLRGVLGANIFPKKAVLKDTLKCLKRGECVAILLDQNSSGEEGVFVTYFDQPAATNRGLALIAMKSGASVLPVFIIREQTYKHRVIYLPEVEIKRSDDLEGDVVRYTQEFTDVIESVVREYPEQWFWMHRRWKSRP, via the coding sequence GTGGATACAAATGCGGTTGTCACGGTGAAAAAGAAAAGGCATAGCAGACTGACAGGGTTTGTCCAATACATGACAGTGGTCATTCTTGTGCGGGTTCTCTCCCTTCTCCCATACCGGCTTGCATCAGACACAGGCGGCCTTATCGGCCGTCTTGGTTACCTCATGGATAAGAGACACCGTAATATCGCACTGGATAATCTTGCACGGGCATTTCCCGGGATGGACAGGCAAAGCCTTGTCAGCATAGCCGGCAGGGTCTTTGAGAACCTGGGAAGGTCTGTTGCGGAATTCATCAACCTGGCAAGTCAGAAACCGGAGGAACTCAAAAAACAACTTGATACACTGATAAGCATAGAAGGAATGGATAATTTAAATTACGCCATGAGAAAAAGGCGGGGTATAATCTACCTGTCAGGCCATTTCGGCAACTGGGAACTGCTTGGTCTTGTCGTATCTGCCAATGGCTGTCCATTTAATGCAATTGCAAGGCCGATAGACAATCATAGGATAGGGCGCATAATTAATTCCCTGAGGGGAGTACTTGGGGCAAATATTTTCCCCAAGAAGGCCGTATTGAAGGATACGCTTAAGTGCCTTAAAAGGGGCGAGTGTGTAGCAATACTGCTCGATCAGAACTCGTCCGGAGAGGAAGGTGTTTTCGTCACCTATTTTGACCAGCCTGCTGCAACAAACCGTGGATTGGCTCTTATAGCCATGAAGAGCGGTGCATCTGTTCTTCCGGTTTTTATTATCAGAGAACAGACATATAAACACAGGGTAATTTACCTGCCTGAAGTTGAAATAAAGAGAAGTGACGACCTTGAGGGCGATGTCGTCAGATACACACAGGAATTCACGGATGTTATTGAATCTGTAGTCAGGGAATACCCTGAGCAATGGTTTTGGATGCACCGGAGGTGGAAGTCAAGGCCATAG